In Symbiobacterium terraclitae, a single window of DNA contains:
- the murJ gene encoding murein biosynthesis integral membrane protein MurJ has protein sequence MRSGFVGAVSLVALAAVLSRLLGYVREMLLAAKFGATGVTDAYLVAQEIPGAIYFVVSSSLVLAFIPVYREVVERRGEEAAWRLVNTVLNVATLAFAALWLVGELAAPALIPLLAPGFSAESERLAVSLTRVMLPILLLVSLSGLSAGVLNAHRRFAAPAFFGLASNLVVVVTLLWVQEAGQISWVAYSLVGGWALGALIQLVDLLRTGYRYRPVMDLAEPALGRVWRMLLPVLVATSVTQVQTFAARVVASHLAEGTISFLNYAVRISQLPFNVIGLALTTVIYPTLAEQSASGGQDELKETLRDGLRRLAFLLVPMAVGTALFAVPIVRVVFERGAFTPDDTRMTAAALQFYAVGILFTGWVDMLNRTFYAVQDSLTPMWTALVMIAFNIMLNVALVGPLGHAGLALSASLAPFLGSLVLLARLRMRLGRLGGREIAGSLLTYLATSGAGALLGWLVWQGGVRFLGNGTLAQLILLILALGAIVVVHVAAALLLRTPDGAELNRIAGRLLRRTRDT, from the coding sequence ATGCGCTCCGGGTTTGTGGGCGCGGTGAGCCTCGTCGCCCTGGCGGCGGTGCTGAGCCGGCTCCTGGGCTACGTCCGGGAGATGCTGCTCGCTGCCAAGTTCGGCGCGACCGGCGTCACCGATGCCTACCTCGTCGCACAGGAGATCCCCGGGGCGATCTACTTCGTCGTCTCAAGCTCGCTGGTGCTCGCCTTCATCCCCGTCTACCGGGAGGTCGTGGAGCGCCGGGGCGAGGAGGCCGCATGGCGCCTGGTCAACACGGTGCTCAACGTCGCGACCCTCGCCTTCGCTGCGCTCTGGCTCGTGGGCGAGCTGGCGGCGCCGGCGCTCATCCCCCTGCTCGCCCCGGGCTTCTCGGCGGAGTCGGAGCGGCTGGCCGTCAGCCTCACCCGCGTCATGCTGCCCATCCTCCTGCTGGTCAGCCTGAGCGGCCTGTCGGCCGGCGTGCTGAACGCCCACCGCCGGTTCGCGGCGCCCGCCTTCTTCGGGCTGGCCAGCAACCTGGTCGTGGTGGTCACCCTGCTCTGGGTGCAGGAGGCCGGGCAGATCTCGTGGGTGGCCTACTCGCTGGTCGGCGGCTGGGCGCTGGGCGCGCTGATCCAGCTGGTCGACCTCCTGCGCACGGGGTACCGCTACCGCCCCGTGATGGACCTGGCGGAGCCGGCCCTGGGGCGGGTGTGGCGCATGCTCCTGCCGGTGCTGGTGGCCACCAGCGTTACGCAGGTGCAGACCTTCGCGGCGCGGGTCGTCGCCTCGCACCTGGCGGAGGGCACCATCTCCTTCCTGAACTACGCAGTGCGCATCAGCCAGCTGCCGTTCAACGTGATCGGGCTGGCCCTGACGACGGTCATCTACCCCACCCTGGCTGAGCAAAGTGCTTCCGGGGGGCAGGACGAGCTGAAGGAGACGCTGCGCGACGGGCTGCGCCGGCTGGCGTTCCTGCTGGTGCCGATGGCCGTGGGCACGGCGCTCTTCGCCGTCCCCATCGTGCGGGTGGTCTTCGAGCGGGGCGCCTTCACGCCGGACGACACCCGCATGACGGCGGCGGCCCTGCAGTTCTACGCCGTCGGCATTCTCTTCACCGGCTGGGTGGACATGCTCAACCGCACGTTCTACGCCGTTCAGGACAGCCTGACGCCCATGTGGACCGCGCTGGTGATGATCGCATTCAACATCATGCTGAACGTCGCGCTCGTGGGCCCGCTGGGGCACGCCGGGCTGGCGCTCAGCGCCTCGCTGGCGCCGTTCCTGGGCAGCCTCGTCCTCCTCGCGCGCCTCCGCATGCGGCTGGGCCGGCTGGGCGGCCGGGAGATCGCGGGGTCGCTCCTCACCTACCTGGCCACGTCCGGCGCAGGCGCGCTGCTCGGCTGGCTGGTCTGGCAGGGCGGCGTGCGGTTCCTGGGCAACGGGACGCTGGCGCAGCTCATCCTGCTGATTCTGGCCCTGGGCGCGATCGTGGTCGTGCACGTGGCAGCGGCTTTGCTCCTCCGGACGCCAGACGGCGCCGAGCTCAACCGGATCGCAGGCCGACTACTCAGGAGAACACGGGATACATGA
- the ftsX gene encoding permease-like cell division protein FtsX, which yields MSLRGWATALRDALHNTTRGSLMSLASMLSVAVTLLVLAVVVLLALNLENVAATAESQVEIKGYLCTARREEVKCNQRDLTEAETKAILDRIRSMPYVQQVTFLSRHEALEQMKQADPSQAALLAGYEGDENPLSDEIYVKVTDVEQVAAVAEQIQAMSGVARVDYGKEIVADLLAFTNAVRIGGLGLVVLLLFATVLTLSNTIRLSVYARRREVSIMKLVGATDWYIRRPFVLEGMLLGAVGAALAGGVTAWGYIRLAPAIQESLPFLPLVQPELILTDLVLALLGLGAVLGAVASYFSLRRFLKV from the coding sequence ATGAGTCTTAGGGGATGGGCGACCGCGCTGCGCGACGCCCTGCACAACACCACGCGCGGCAGTCTCATGTCCCTGGCCTCGATGCTCTCGGTCGCGGTGACGCTCCTGGTGCTGGCGGTGGTGGTGCTCCTGGCCCTCAACCTGGAGAACGTGGCGGCCACCGCGGAGAGCCAGGTGGAGATCAAGGGGTACCTCTGCACCGCCCGGCGCGAGGAGGTCAAGTGCAACCAGCGCGACCTGACCGAGGCCGAGACCAAGGCCATCCTGGACCGCATCCGCAGCATGCCCTATGTGCAGCAGGTCACCTTCCTCAGCCGGCACGAGGCGCTGGAACAGATGAAGCAGGCGGACCCCTCCCAGGCGGCGCTCCTGGCCGGATACGAGGGGGATGAGAATCCGCTCTCCGACGAGATCTACGTGAAGGTGACCGACGTGGAGCAGGTGGCGGCCGTCGCCGAGCAGATCCAGGCGATGAGCGGCGTCGCCAGGGTGGACTACGGCAAGGAGATCGTGGCGGACCTGCTGGCCTTCACCAACGCCGTGCGAATCGGCGGCCTGGGCCTTGTGGTGCTCCTGCTCTTCGCCACGGTGCTGACCCTCTCGAACACGATCCGCCTGTCGGTCTACGCACGCCGGCGCGAGGTCTCCATCATGAAGCTGGTCGGTGCCACCGACTGGTACATCCGCCGACCGTTCGTGCTGGAAGGGATGCTGCTCGGGGCAGTGGGCGCGGCCCTGGCCGGCGGCGTCACCGCCTGGGGTTATATCCGGCTCGCGCCGGCCATTCAGGAGTCGCTCCCCTTCCTGCCCCTCGTGCAGCCCGAACTGATCCTGACCGACCTGGTGCTGGCCCTGCTGGGGCTGGGCGCGGTGCTGGGCGCTGTGGCGAGCTACTTCTCGCTCCGCCGCTTCCTGAAGGTCTGA
- a CDS encoding DUF5693 family protein: MLGHRTIRLIAQGLILVSLLAAVPVLWNRYVRESASKSVDLVLDLPAMQRLARQDGLPLEDVLAEMAAAGATSLAIPEMNAEELAEHGLAVVRTGAELRAELVLTAEPNPFLARLIADPAFSEADTYLLPVDDAVAARLWRDIQLRHPEERVDFFAPLPGEPGAGAIALRYDDEQLEAYGLGFDPDDFALAEGAGLRPLPRPRPAPGATPESVRAIFADLDQMSAEIRGVMFFGRIALGWRPDRTDALAQTAEELKKRGWVPHLIEHANQLAYIDQKGSLSVADALGYQIARVFSMGQEWQDKVQPYEAVDMWWRSVLERNIRSLYVRPFLAKQDPGLTATETTARYIARTVEELNARGFTTGTPGLFAPYEVPFILKVLIGLGVVGATILWLACVLPFDPRFLGALMAVGAVGQAGMLFVAPNLGTIVLGIALATLFPTLAAAWLLLRWGLGAGSPEPRVAVPARPAPGWIVREAVVVSAAFFAINMVGGLLIAGLMGDIRHMLEFEYFRGVKLVFLAPLLLAVLTYLLLGRKGSVADVVRSLARDGVDLVGTAVKYRELLLLGVLGLAGLYYIQRSGNFPTVPVSQLELDIRAALERLLLARPRTKEFLIAYPAMVAAAAFMTAGLRRYVPLLVVAAVTGGVSIINSFEHLRTPVALSLLRGFNGLWVGLVIGLVVLVGLAALRAVLTWLFPDRQAAR, encoded by the coding sequence ATGCTGGGGCACAGGACGATCCGCCTCATCGCCCAGGGGCTGATTCTGGTTTCCCTGCTGGCCGCCGTCCCCGTTCTCTGGAACCGGTACGTGCGGGAGTCGGCCAGCAAGTCGGTGGACCTGGTGCTGGACCTGCCGGCCATGCAGAGGCTGGCGCGGCAGGACGGTCTGCCCCTTGAGGATGTGCTGGCGGAGATGGCCGCCGCTGGTGCCACCAGCCTGGCCATCCCCGAGATGAACGCCGAGGAGCTGGCGGAGCACGGGCTGGCGGTGGTGCGCACGGGCGCCGAGCTGCGCGCGGAGCTGGTCCTCACCGCTGAGCCCAACCCGTTCTTGGCAAGGCTCATCGCCGACCCGGCCTTCTCAGAGGCCGATACCTACCTGCTTCCGGTGGACGACGCGGTGGCGGCGCGGCTGTGGCGCGACATCCAACTGCGCCACCCGGAAGAGCGCGTCGACTTCTTCGCACCGCTGCCGGGCGAGCCGGGGGCGGGCGCCATCGCGCTGCGGTATGACGACGAGCAGCTGGAGGCCTACGGCCTGGGCTTTGATCCCGACGACTTCGCCCTGGCCGAGGGGGCCGGCCTGCGGCCGCTCCCCCGGCCGCGGCCCGCGCCCGGTGCGACGCCGGAGTCCGTCCGGGCGATCTTCGCAGACCTCGACCAGATGAGCGCCGAGATCCGCGGCGTCATGTTCTTCGGCCGGATCGCCCTGGGCTGGCGGCCCGACCGCACCGACGCCCTGGCCCAGACCGCGGAGGAGCTGAAGAAGCGGGGCTGGGTCCCCCACCTGATCGAGCACGCCAACCAGCTGGCCTACATCGACCAGAAGGGCTCGCTCTCCGTGGCTGACGCCCTCGGCTATCAGATCGCGCGCGTCTTCAGCATGGGCCAGGAGTGGCAGGACAAGGTGCAGCCCTACGAGGCCGTCGATATGTGGTGGCGGTCGGTGCTGGAGCGGAACATCCGCTCGCTCTACGTGCGCCCCTTCCTCGCCAAGCAGGATCCCGGGCTGACCGCCACGGAGACGACGGCGCGGTACATCGCCCGCACCGTGGAGGAGCTGAACGCCCGCGGGTTCACGACGGGGACCCCCGGGCTGTTCGCCCCCTATGAGGTTCCCTTCATTCTGAAGGTGTTGATCGGCCTGGGGGTCGTCGGGGCCACCATCCTCTGGCTCGCCTGCGTCCTCCCCTTTGACCCCCGCTTCCTGGGCGCGCTCATGGCCGTCGGGGCGGTGGGCCAGGCGGGCATGCTGTTCGTCGCGCCGAACCTGGGCACGATCGTGCTCGGAATCGCCCTGGCGACGCTCTTCCCCACGCTGGCCGCGGCCTGGCTGCTGCTGCGCTGGGGGCTGGGCGCCGGTTCGCCCGAGCCCCGGGTTGCGGTGCCGGCGCGGCCGGCCCCGGGCTGGATCGTGCGGGAGGCCGTGGTGGTCTCCGCCGCCTTCTTCGCCATCAACATGGTCGGCGGTCTGCTGATCGCCGGCCTGATGGGCGACATCCGGCACATGCTGGAGTTCGAATACTTCCGCGGTGTCAAGCTCGTCTTCCTCGCCCCCCTGCTGCTGGCGGTGCTGACCTACCTGCTGCTGGGGCGCAAGGGCAGCGTCGCGGACGTCGTGCGCAGCCTCGCCCGCGACGGCGTCGACCTGGTGGGCACCGCCGTCAAGTACCGGGAACTGCTGCTGCTGGGCGTCCTCGGCCTGGCCGGCCTCTATTACATCCAGCGCTCCGGCAACTTCCCCACGGTACCCGTCTCGCAGCTGGAGCTGGACATCCGGGCGGCCCTGGAGCGGCTGCTCCTCGCACGGCCCCGCACCAAGGAGTTCCTCATCGCCTACCCCGCCATGGTCGCGGCTGCCGCCTTCATGACGGCGGGCCTGCGCCGCTACGTCCCGCTCCTGGTCGTCGCAGCCGTGACCGGCGGCGTCTCCATCATCAACTCGTTTGAGCACCTGCGCACCCCGGTGGCCCTCAGCCTGCTGCGCGGGTTCAACGGGCTCTGGGTCGGACTCGTGATCGGCCTGGTGGTGCTGGTCGGGCTGGCGGCGCTGCGAGCCGTTCTGACCTGGCTCTTCCCCGACCGGCAGGCGGCGCGGTAG
- the csaB gene encoding polysaccharide pyruvyl transferase CsaB, whose product MAEILVSGYYGFGNAGDEAILGGIITAFRDIDPSFKFTVISGKAASTRQVHGVEAVSRGDFRAIWKAMGRADLLLSGGGSLLQDVTGTKSIVYYLGIVTLGKLRRLPTVFYAQGIGPVNRLVGRALVPLVANAVDLIMVRDAESAEAIRRLGVSRPEVRVTADAALVLPPSTRAEGEAVLEAHGLGSCGRPLIGVSVRPWKFATAAAVEALADGLDRVVQETGGTVLFIPMQQPHDVEAARAVAARMRSRALLFEGDVTYRELRALTAACDVLVGMRYHALVFAAVNRVPLVGLSYDPKNDSLLRLLGETAVGTTQQLDAGRLRAAVLDALDRAPQIRERYDRVLAQLVPRSRENARLAVELMKRWQAR is encoded by the coding sequence TTGGCGGAGATCCTGGTGTCGGGATACTACGGATTTGGTAACGCCGGGGACGAAGCCATCCTGGGTGGCATCATCACCGCGTTCCGCGACATCGATCCCTCGTTCAAGTTCACGGTGATCTCGGGCAAGGCCGCCAGCACCCGCCAGGTGCACGGGGTGGAGGCCGTGAGCCGCGGCGACTTCCGGGCGATCTGGAAGGCGATGGGCCGGGCCGACCTGTTGCTCTCCGGCGGCGGCAGCCTGCTGCAGGACGTGACGGGCACCAAGTCCATCGTCTACTACCTGGGCATCGTGACCCTGGGCAAGCTGCGCCGGCTGCCCACGGTGTTCTACGCCCAGGGGATCGGGCCCGTCAACCGGCTGGTGGGCCGGGCCCTGGTTCCGCTGGTGGCCAACGCCGTCGACCTGATCATGGTGCGGGACGCGGAGTCCGCAGAGGCCATCCGGCGGCTCGGGGTCAGCCGCCCCGAGGTGCGCGTGACCGCCGACGCGGCGCTGGTGCTGCCCCCGTCCACCCGGGCCGAGGGGGAGGCGGTGCTGGAGGCGCACGGGCTCGGGAGCTGCGGCCGGCCATTGATCGGCGTGTCGGTCCGGCCCTGGAAGTTCGCCACCGCGGCCGCGGTGGAGGCGCTGGCCGACGGGCTGGACCGCGTCGTGCAGGAGACGGGCGGCACGGTGCTCTTCATCCCGATGCAGCAGCCCCACGACGTCGAGGCGGCCCGCGCGGTGGCCGCCCGCATGCGCAGCCGGGCGCTGCTCTTCGAGGGCGACGTGACCTATCGGGAGCTGCGGGCCCTGACAGCGGCCTGCGACGTGTTGGTGGGCATGCGCTACCACGCCCTGGTCTTCGCGGCGGTGAACCGGGTGCCCCTGGTCGGGCTGTCGTACGACCCGAAGAACGACAGCCTGCTCCGCCTGCTGGGTGAGACGGCGGTGGGCACGACGCAGCAGCTGGACGCCGGGCGCCTGCGGGCGGCCGTGCTTGACGCCCTGGACCGCGCCCCGCAGATCCGGGAGCGCTACGACCGGGTGCTGGCGCAGCTGGTGCCGCGGTCGCGGGAGAACGCGCGCCTGGCGGTGGAGTTGATGAAGCGATGGCAGGCAAGGTGA
- the prfB gene encoding peptide chain release factor 2 (programmed frameshift) gives MYDELARRAARLNDKITELRRSLDVDRRLEEIAALEHQIAAPDFWNDQATAQRVTRRVAELRAPIEEVDGFRRRLDDLNVMIELAEEAADLEMAAEAQREAADLEEKVRQFELKVLLNGKYDAYNAILTIHAGAGGTEAQDWAEMLERMYLRWAEHHGYKVEELDRLAGDEAGIKSVTLAVRGPYAYGFLRPEMGVHRLVRISPFDASGRRHTSFAAVEVMPEIEDDVEDIQIRPEDLRIDTFRSSGAGGQHVNKTESAVRITHLPTGIVVSCQQERSQMQNRAVAMMMLRSKLVELKIEEQNKEMAQVRGPQMEIAWGSQIRSYVFQPYTLVKDHRSGVEVGNAQAVMDGELDPFIYGYLEKRASGELSRP, from the coding sequence AGGCGACTCGAGGAGATCGCAGCGCTGGAGCACCAGATCGCTGCCCCCGACTTCTGGAACGACCAGGCCACCGCGCAGCGGGTGACCCGCCGGGTGGCCGAGCTGCGCGCGCCCATCGAGGAGGTGGACGGCTTCCGGCGGCGGCTCGACGACCTGAACGTCATGATCGAGCTGGCCGAGGAGGCGGCGGACCTCGAGATGGCGGCCGAGGCGCAGCGCGAGGCGGCCGACCTGGAGGAGAAGGTGCGGCAGTTCGAGCTGAAGGTGCTGCTCAACGGCAAGTACGACGCCTACAACGCCATCCTCACCATCCACGCCGGCGCCGGCGGCACCGAGGCCCAGGATTGGGCGGAGATGCTGGAGCGCATGTACCTGCGCTGGGCCGAGCACCATGGTTACAAGGTGGAGGAGTTGGACCGCCTGGCCGGCGACGAGGCGGGCATCAAGTCGGTCACCCTCGCGGTACGGGGGCCCTACGCCTACGGGTTCCTGCGCCCCGAGATGGGCGTGCACCGCCTGGTGCGCATCTCGCCCTTCGACGCCTCCGGCCGCCGGCACACCTCGTTCGCGGCCGTCGAGGTGATGCCCGAGATCGAGGATGACGTCGAGGATATCCAGATCCGCCCCGAGGACCTGCGCATCGACACCTTCCGGTCCAGCGGCGCGGGCGGCCAGCACGTGAACAAGACGGAGTCGGCCGTGCGCATCACCCACCTGCCCACCGGCATCGTGGTCTCCTGCCAGCAGGAGCGGTCCCAGATGCAGAACCGGGCGGTGGCCATGATGATGCTGCGCTCCAAGCTGGTGGAGCTGAAGATCGAGGAGCAGAACAAGGAGATGGCCCAGGTGCGGGGGCCGCAGATGGAGATCGCCTGGGGCAGCCAGATCCGCAGCTACGTCTTCCAGCCCTACACGCTGGTGAAGGACCACCGCAGCGGCGTCGAGGTGGGCAACGCCCAGGCGGTGATGGACGGCGAGCTCGACCCGTTCATCTACGGGTACCTGGAGAAGCGGGCCAGCGGCGAGCTTTCGCGGCCCTGA
- a CDS encoding WecB/TagA/CpsF family glycosyltransferase, which yields MAGKVNRVRILAIEVDRVTMAEAVERCLGFIDAGGAHMVVTPNAEIADAARRDPELAAIINGADLVVPDGIGVVMAARLLGDPLPERVGGADLAASLLAALDRRGGGRVFLLGTRPEVVAEAARRVQERYPRIRVVGWRDGFFGPEEEPAVLAQVREARPDVLFVALGSPKQERWLHRHLRDLGVPLGMGVGGTIDVWAGAVPRAPEWMQKLNLEWLFRIVRLRRASRSLPPLARFVLAVLRQRTGGAVKKR from the coding sequence ATGGCAGGCAAGGTGAACCGGGTCAGGATCCTCGCGATCGAGGTGGACAGGGTGACGATGGCCGAGGCCGTGGAGCGCTGCCTCGGCTTCATCGACGCGGGCGGCGCGCACATGGTGGTCACCCCCAACGCGGAGATCGCCGACGCGGCGCGGCGCGACCCCGAACTTGCGGCGATCATCAACGGGGCAGACCTGGTGGTGCCGGACGGCATCGGCGTCGTGATGGCCGCCAGGCTGCTGGGCGATCCCCTGCCGGAGCGGGTGGGGGGCGCCGACCTGGCCGCCAGCCTGCTGGCTGCCCTCGACCGCCGCGGCGGCGGGCGCGTCTTCCTCCTGGGCACCCGGCCGGAGGTGGTGGCGGAGGCCGCCCGGCGGGTGCAGGAGCGGTACCCGCGCATCCGGGTGGTGGGCTGGCGCGACGGCTTCTTCGGTCCCGAGGAGGAGCCTGCGGTCCTCGCCCAGGTGCGGGAGGCCCGCCCGGACGTGCTGTTCGTGGCCCTGGGCTCGCCCAAGCAGGAGCGGTGGCTCCACCGCCACCTGCGCGACCTGGGAGTGCCGCTGGGCATGGGCGTCGGCGGCACGATCGACGTGTGGGCGGGGGCTGTGCCCCGGGCCCCGGAGTGGATGCAGAAGCTCAACCTGGAGTGGCTCTTCCGCATCGTGCGCCTGCGCCGGGCGAGCCGCAGCCTGCCGCCTCTGGCGCGGTTCGTGCTGGCCGTGCTGCGCCAGCGCACCGGCGGCGCCGTGAAGAAGCGCTGA
- a CDS encoding murein hydrolase activator EnvC family protein encodes MRRGFRWAWIIAAALLLSAFAPLAPARANDIRQQLEQAQRDLEAVRQKQVEVQNALADVAFQAEEAEIQLRLVEAELVQANANLAVITAEYEEVAAELEQVEAELADARARYAQKREVLGDRIRALRENGPVDRLSLLFGAVSFRDFISRAEILSTLAKKDRELVEQVTAEKLALEAKQREVEGRKTRLAALKTEAENYQATVMAKRSEREQVSRSLEERRWALAAQLDEYERYSQQLTEQVAALVRELNRQAGVFAPIPPVTPIIITDHFGMRWHPILGTQRMHYGTDFAANWGQTVHAIEAGVVLRTSYDDVFGNLVIIDHGGGITSWYAHNSEFLVWEGQAVSQGDPIARAGSTGWSTGPHVHLEIHVDGVQKNPLDYINW; translated from the coding sequence ATGCGCAGGGGATTTCGCTGGGCGTGGATCATCGCGGCGGCGCTGCTTCTGAGCGCCTTCGCGCCGCTGGCCCCCGCCCGGGCCAACGATATCCGGCAGCAGCTGGAGCAGGCGCAGCGCGACCTGGAGGCGGTGCGGCAGAAGCAGGTCGAGGTACAGAACGCACTGGCCGACGTCGCCTTCCAGGCCGAGGAGGCCGAGATCCAGCTCCGGCTGGTGGAGGCCGAGCTGGTTCAGGCCAACGCCAACCTGGCGGTGATCACTGCCGAGTACGAGGAGGTCGCCGCAGAGCTGGAGCAGGTGGAGGCCGAGTTGGCCGATGCACGGGCCCGCTACGCGCAGAAGCGCGAGGTCCTCGGCGACCGCATCCGGGCGCTCCGGGAGAACGGCCCGGTCGACCGGCTGTCGCTGCTTTTCGGCGCGGTCTCGTTCCGCGACTTCATCAGCCGCGCTGAGATCCTCTCCACGCTCGCGAAGAAGGACCGGGAGCTGGTGGAGCAGGTCACGGCCGAGAAGCTCGCGCTGGAGGCGAAGCAGCGCGAGGTCGAGGGGCGGAAGACCCGCCTCGCCGCCCTGAAGACGGAGGCGGAGAACTACCAGGCCACGGTGATGGCCAAGCGCAGCGAGCGGGAGCAGGTCTCGCGCTCGCTGGAGGAGCGGCGCTGGGCGCTGGCGGCACAGCTGGACGAGTACGAGCGGTACAGCCAGCAGCTGACGGAGCAGGTGGCCGCCCTGGTGCGGGAGCTGAACCGGCAGGCCGGGGTGTTCGCGCCGATCCCGCCGGTGACGCCGATCATCATCACCGACCACTTCGGCATGCGGTGGCACCCGATTCTGGGCACGCAGCGCATGCACTACGGCACCGACTTCGCTGCCAACTGGGGCCAGACTGTCCACGCCATCGAGGCCGGGGTCGTGCTGCGGACGAGCTACGACGACGTCTTCGGTAACCTGGTGATCATCGACCACGGCGGCGGCATCACCTCCTGGTACGCGCACAACAGCGAGTTCCTGGTCTGGGAGGGTCAGGCGGTGAGCCAGGGGGACCCGATCGCCCGCGCAGGCTCGACGGGCTGGTCGACGGGGCCGCACGTGCACCTGGAGATTCACGTGGACGGCGTGCAGAAGAACCCGCTGGACTACATCAACTGGTAG
- a CDS encoding S41 family peptidase has product MDDRRTGFARSLGLVAVASVISVVSYAAGALGLIPWANHQVSRLVERVPQTNEGARGLQTERLEEVMQAIQSQYVEEVEPETLNVGALRGMVQALGDRYSAYFTPKEFSAFVQGFEPTFSGIGVTVEISQKTGLLTVVSPIKGSPGEQAGLRTGDAIVEVDGKDIVGMSLEEAVALIKGPKGTQVKIAVKREGERELLHFTITRDTITVPVLDYKMLDTEAGIGYLQLFEFSKKGTADQVKAAIADLRSQGMKRLIFDVRQNPGGLLDEVVEVASLFVKGGDPVVHIVERGKPERALTSTGTAAWDLPLVVLIDGGSASASEILAGAVKDTRAGTLIGEKTFGKGSVQTFWKLKDGSGIKLTTAKYLTAGRKSIDGVGIEPDIVVPNPDRIYPGHPGDPQLEAAVRHIKAMTR; this is encoded by the coding sequence GTGGACGACCGCCGCACCGGATTTGCGCGATCCCTCGGCCTTGTCGCCGTGGCCAGTGTGATCAGCGTTGTCAGCTACGCTGCCGGAGCCCTCGGCCTGATTCCCTGGGCGAACCATCAGGTCTCCCGGCTGGTCGAGCGCGTGCCGCAGACCAACGAAGGGGCGCGCGGCCTCCAGACGGAGCGGCTGGAAGAGGTCATGCAGGCGATTCAGTCGCAGTACGTCGAGGAGGTGGAGCCGGAGACGCTGAACGTCGGCGCGCTCCGGGGTATGGTGCAGGCCCTCGGCGACCGCTATTCGGCCTACTTCACCCCCAAGGAGTTCTCGGCGTTCGTCCAGGGCTTCGAGCCCACCTTCAGCGGCATCGGCGTGACGGTTGAGATCTCCCAGAAGACGGGGCTGCTGACCGTCGTGTCGCCCATCAAGGGGAGTCCGGGCGAGCAGGCCGGCCTGCGGACGGGCGACGCGATCGTGGAGGTGGACGGCAAGGACATCGTCGGCATGAGCCTGGAGGAGGCCGTGGCGCTGATCAAGGGGCCCAAGGGCACCCAGGTGAAGATCGCGGTGAAGCGCGAGGGCGAGCGCGAGCTGCTCCACTTCACCATCACGCGCGACACGATCACCGTGCCGGTGCTGGATTACAAGATGCTGGACACGGAGGCCGGCATCGGCTACCTGCAGCTCTTCGAGTTCAGCAAGAAGGGCACCGCCGACCAGGTCAAGGCGGCGATCGCCGACCTGCGCAGCCAGGGGATGAAGCGCCTGATCTTCGACGTGCGCCAGAACCCCGGCGGCCTGCTGGACGAGGTGGTGGAGGTCGCCTCGCTCTTCGTGAAGGGCGGCGACCCGGTCGTCCACATCGTCGAGCGCGGCAAGCCTGAGCGGGCGCTCACCTCCACCGGGACGGCGGCGTGGGATCTGCCGCTGGTCGTCCTGATCGACGGCGGGAGCGCCAGCGCCTCGGAGATCCTGGCCGGCGCCGTCAAGGACACCAGGGCGGGCACGCTGATCGGCGAGAAGACCTTTGGCAAGGGCTCGGTGCAGACCTTCTGGAAACTGAAGGACGGCTCGGGCATCAAGCTGACCACCGCCAAGTACCTGACGGCCGGCCGCAAGTCGATCGACGGCGTGGGCATCGAGCCGGACATCGTCGTTCCAAACCCCGACCGCATCTACCCCGGCCACCCCGGCGACCCGCAGCTGGAGGCCGCGGTTCGCCACATCAAGGCGATGACCCGCTGA
- the ftsE gene encoding cell division ATP-binding protein FtsE, translating to MIEFINVTKVYPHMKTPSLDGINLRVERGEFVFLVGPSGAGKSTLMKLLYREEVPTSGQLILDGKDVARLPARAVPYLRRSLGVIFQDFKLLPDRTVFENVAFALECTDVPRREVARRVPAALELVGLRHKSRALAAELSGGEQQRVAVARAIVRNPVLVIADEPTGNLDPENTWAIMNLLNQINQMGATVVVATHAAEIVNTMKKRVVALERGRIVRDENRGTYGYES from the coding sequence GTGATTGAGTTTATAAACGTGACGAAAGTTTATCCTCATATGAAAACCCCTTCCCTCGATGGCATCAACCTGCGGGTTGAGCGGGGGGAGTTTGTCTTTCTGGTGGGTCCTTCGGGCGCTGGCAAGTCCACCCTGATGAAGCTGCTCTACCGGGAGGAGGTTCCCACCTCCGGCCAGCTCATCCTCGACGGCAAGGACGTGGCCCGGCTGCCGGCCAGGGCGGTCCCCTACCTGCGGCGCAGCCTGGGCGTGATCTTCCAGGACTTCAAGCTGCTGCCGGACCGCACCGTCTTCGAGAACGTCGCCTTCGCGCTGGAGTGCACGGACGTGCCCCGGCGCGAGGTCGCGCGCCGGGTGCCCGCGGCGCTGGAGCTGGTGGGCCTTCGCCACAAGAGCCGCGCCCTGGCGGCCGAGCTCTCGGGCGGCGAGCAGCAGCGGGTTGCGGTGGCGCGCGCCATCGTCCGCAACCCGGTGCTGGTCATCGCCGATGAGCCCACCGGCAACCTCGACCCCGAGAACACCTGGGCCATCATGAACCTCCTCAATCAGATCAACCAGATGGGGGCCACGGTGGTCGTCGCGACCCACGCGGCCGAGATCGTCAACACGATGAAGAAGCGCGTCGTTGCCCTGGAACGGGGCCGCATCGTGCGGGACGAGAACAGGGGGACGTACGGCTATGAGTCTTAG